The proteins below come from a single Mucilaginibacter mali genomic window:
- the pckA gene encoding phosphoenolpyruvate carboxykinase (ATP) → MKRVLNQLPDLGYLNLGGAEEVFYQLTPAQLVQAALKRNEGSLADSGALAIDTGKFTGRSPKDRFIVEDDVTRNTVWWGDVNIKFDPAKFDTLYNKMTAYLSGRPFFVRDACACANEKYHLDVRVITETAYQNLFVHHLFIRPEVVDAKSKPEWTVIAAPGFMADPAIDGTRQENFSIINFSRKMILVGGTGYTGEIKKGIFSVLNFILPHDKKVLSMHCSANVGPEGDTAVFFGLSGTGKTTLSADPQRNLIGDDEHGWSDYSIFNFEGGCYAKCVNLTAESEPQIFNAIRFGSLLENINFYKGTSRVNFADVEKTENTRVSYPLNYINNAVIPSIGASPKNIFFLTADAFGILPPISKLTPEQAMYYFISGYTAKVAGTEHGVVHPEATFSACFGKAFLPLHPITYARLLGHKIKEHDVNVWLVNTGWTGGAFGTGKRMRLKYTRAMITAALNGQLDNVHFEPHHIFNVNIPLSCPHVPDNILNPRKTWANPDEYDERASELAALFVKNFEQYAKYSTAEILNAGPAVTISV, encoded by the coding sequence ATGAAGAGAGTTCTAAACCAACTACCTGACCTGGGGTACCTGAACCTGGGTGGGGCAGAGGAAGTATTTTATCAGTTAACGCCAGCGCAACTGGTGCAAGCCGCCTTAAAAAGGAACGAGGGCAGCCTGGCCGACAGCGGCGCGTTAGCTATTGATACCGGCAAATTTACCGGGCGCTCCCCTAAAGACCGTTTTATAGTTGAAGACGATGTTACCCGTAACACCGTTTGGTGGGGCGATGTGAATATTAAGTTCGACCCCGCTAAGTTTGACACCTTATATAATAAGATGACCGCTTACCTGAGCGGCCGCCCGTTTTTTGTGCGCGATGCCTGTGCCTGCGCTAACGAAAAATATCATTTAGATGTACGCGTAATTACCGAAACAGCTTACCAAAACCTGTTTGTACACCATTTATTTATTCGCCCTGAGGTGGTTGATGCGAAAAGCAAGCCCGAGTGGACTGTTATAGCCGCGCCCGGTTTTATGGCCGATCCGGCGATTGATGGTACCCGGCAGGAAAACTTCTCGATCATTAACTTCAGCAGGAAAATGATATTGGTAGGGGGTACCGGTTATACCGGCGAGATCAAAAAAGGGATCTTCTCGGTACTGAACTTTATTTTGCCGCACGATAAAAAGGTGCTGTCGATGCATTGCTCGGCCAATGTGGGGCCCGAGGGCGATACAGCTGTATTCTTCGGCTTATCGGGCACCGGCAAAACCACCCTAAGCGCCGATCCGCAACGTAACCTGATAGGCGACGACGAGCATGGCTGGAGCGATTACAGTATCTTTAACTTTGAGGGGGGCTGCTACGCAAAATGCGTAAACCTTACAGCCGAAAGCGAGCCGCAGATATTTAACGCCATCAGGTTTGGTTCGCTGCTGGAGAATATTAACTTTTATAAAGGTACCAGCCGCGTAAACTTTGCCGATGTAGAGAAGACCGAGAACACCCGCGTATCGTATCCGCTTAACTATATTAATAACGCGGTTATCCCATCTATCGGGGCATCGCCAAAAAATATCTTCTTTTTAACGGCTGATGCTTTTGGCATATTGCCACCCATATCAAAACTAACGCCCGAGCAGGCCATGTACTACTTTATATCGGGCTATACCGCCAAAGTAGCCGGTACCGAGCACGGCGTGGTGCACCCTGAAGCTACGTTTTCTGCTTGTTTTGGTAAGGCGTTTTTACCGCTGCACCCTATTACCTATGCCCGTTTGCTGGGGCATAAAATAAAAGAGCACGATGTAAACGTATGGCTGGTAAATACCGGCTGGACCGGCGGGGCCTTTGGTACCGGCAAGCGCATGCGCCTTAAATATACCCGCGCCATGATTACCGCCGCGCTAAACGGACAGCTGGACAATGTGCATTTTGAACCGCACCATATATTTAATGTAAATATCCCGTTAAGTTGCCCTCACGTACCCGATAATATACTTAACCCCCGTAAAACCTGGGCTAACCCTGATGAGTATGACGAACGCGCCAGCGAACTGGCTGCCTTGTTTGTAAAGAACTTTGAACAGTACGCCAAATACAGCACCGCCGAAATATTAAACGCGGGGCCTGCGGTTACTATATCAGTTTAG
- a CDS encoding MotA/TolQ/ExbB proton channel family protein produces the protein MANAPKPTTTPAKKEGGSGSSIFATLVIPICFVIAILIFLFILGDPSHYKGGDVEHGEPSDYFGTVHRGGPIVPVLMTMFLMLIVFSIERFVVIGKASGSASVATFVHKIQMFLNQGNIEAASAECDKQKGSVANVIKSGLKKYREMEAEQTLDVDQKTLAIQKDIEEATALEMPMLEQNLTIIATLVSIGTLLGLLGTVTGMIRAFAALGASGAPSQSALAVGISEALINTALGISTSALSIIMYNIFTSKIDSLTYAIDETGFSIVQTFAASHKNK, from the coding sequence ATGGCAAACGCACCAAAACCAACTACTACACCTGCAAAGAAAGAAGGCGGCTCAGGTTCAAGCATTTTCGCTACCCTGGTAATTCCTATCTGTTTTGTTATCGCGATCCTGATCTTCCTGTTCATTTTGGGCGATCCAAGTCACTACAAAGGCGGCGACGTTGAGCACGGCGAACCATCTGATTACTTTGGTACTGTGCACCGTGGTGGTCCAATTGTACCGGTTCTGATGACCATGTTCCTGATGCTGATCGTTTTCTCTATCGAGCGTTTCGTAGTTATCGGCAAAGCTTCAGGCTCGGCCAGTGTTGCTACATTCGTTCACAAAATTCAAATGTTCCTGAACCAGGGTAACATCGAAGCAGCTTCTGCAGAGTGCGACAAGCAAAAAGGTTCGGTTGCTAACGTAATCAAATCGGGCTTAAAGAAATACAGGGAAATGGAAGCGGAGCAAACGCTTGACGTTGACCAGAAAACTTTGGCTATCCAGAAAGATATTGAAGAAGCTACCGCTTTGGAAATGCCAATGTTAGAGCAAAACTTAACTATCATCGCTACCCTGGTATCTATCGGTACACTGTTGGGTCTGTTAGGTACAGTAACCGGTATGATCCGTGCATTCGCTGCGCTGGGTGCTTCTGGTGCTCCAAGCCAGTCAGCTCTTGCGGTAGGTATCTCTGAAGCGCTTATCAATACCGCTTTAGGTATCAGTACTTCGGCCCTGTCAATCATCATGTACAACATCTTTACATCAAAAATTGACAGCCTGACCTACGCTATCGACGAAACCGGCTTTAGCATCGTACAAACATTTGCTGCGTCTCACAAAAACAAATAA
- a CDS encoding ExbD/TolR family protein, whose protein sequence is MPRVKIPRKSTAIDMTAMCDVAFLLLTFFILTAKPRTDDPVPVDQPASTINEQLPESDVAVLTVGQKKVFFGVEGPKVREELLKQMGAKYKIEFTQTEVNQFVALNSFGVDINNLKQFLALSAEDKKNYVQPGIPIDTTETSQFYDWVREARKVNANLNQKELKIAIKGDSKEEYPTIAMMIKALQKQKVNKFALITNVKSALK, encoded by the coding sequence ATGCCAAGAGTAAAGATTCCAAGAAAGAGCACGGCGATAGACATGACAGCCATGTGCGACGTTGCATTCCTGCTGCTTACTTTCTTTATATTAACAGCAAAACCCCGTACAGATGATCCTGTACCGGTTGATCAGCCAGCATCAACCATAAACGAACAGCTGCCCGAATCGGATGTTGCCGTGCTGACCGTAGGCCAAAAGAAAGTATTTTTTGGTGTGGAAGGCCCTAAAGTGCGCGAGGAGTTATTGAAGCAAATGGGTGCTAAATACAAAATTGAATTTACCCAAACAGAAGTTAACCAATTTGTGGCGCTTAACTCGTTTGGTGTGGATATCAATAACCTGAAGCAATTCCTGGCCCTGAGCGCGGAAGATAAAAAGAACTACGTTCAGCCCGGTATCCCTATCGATACTACCGAAACCAGCCAGTTTTATGACTGGGTGCGCGAAGCCCGTAAAGTGAATGCCAACCTTAACCAAAAGGAACTGAAAATAGCTATTAAAGGCGACAGCAAGGAAGAGTATCCAACCATTGCGATGATGATAAAGGCTTTGCAAAAGCAAAAAGTTAACAAATTCGCGTTAATCACTAACGTTAAATCCGCATTAAAATAA
- a CDS encoding ExbD/TolR family protein, whose amino-acid sequence MAELDTSGGGGKKGGKVRTKKKSTRVDLTAMVDLAFLLVTFFMLTTTLSKPKAMDLTMPDKDEKKKDEKPVPESRTLTILLGKNNKIEWYRGLPGKPYQGTAPTTDNFGKEGIRKTLVELKQKIAQESGGQRMIVLVKPSDHSVYKNTVDIMDELNIANIEIRAIVDILPSEVELLKRDGNY is encoded by the coding sequence ATGGCAGAATTAGATACCTCCGGCGGGGGTGGGAAAAAAGGCGGGAAAGTAAGAACCAAGAAGAAATCGACCCGTGTTGACTTAACAGCGATGGTGGATTTGGCTTTCTTGCTGGTAACTTTCTTTATGCTTACTACCACCCTGAGCAAGCCCAAAGCGATGGACTTGACCATGCCAGATAAAGACGAGAAGAAAAAGGACGAGAAGCCGGTTCCGGAATCGCGTACGCTTACTATTCTGTTAGGAAAAAATAACAAGATAGAGTGGTACCGTGGTTTGCCCGGCAAACCATACCAGGGCACTGCACCTACTACCGATAACTTTGGTAAAGAGGGCATCCGTAAAACTCTGGTTGAACTGAAACAAAAGATAGCACAGGAGTCTGGCGGCCAGCGTATGATCGTACTGGTTAAACCAAGCGACCACTCGGTGTACAAAAACACGGTAGATATTATGGATGAGCTGAATATCGCAAACATCGAGATCAGGGCCATTGTTGATATTTTACCAAGTGAAGTGGAACTTTTGAAAAGGGACGGTAATTACTAA
- a CDS encoding energy transducer TonB produces MLGSKLDILKPEWLDIVFNGRNKSYGAYELRKQNPKSTVKALLITLLLFIVAVSAPTIINKIKGFIPKAPPKVKIVEVTLKPPPPVDETKKPPPPPPEPPKPKVDQVRFPPPVVKPDNEVKEKDPPTVEDLKVADPGPKDQKGDPTAAIRIDEPVGNSDTKAVTEDTNEIFTAVEQSAEFPGGLEKFGAYLSKNIRYPGVARENNVQGKVFLQFVVERDGSLTDIKVIRGIGSGCDEEAVRVIKASPKWKPGMQNGRAVRQQYTVPISFTLAEQ; encoded by the coding sequence ATGTTAGGTTCAAAATTAGATATCCTGAAACCAGAATGGCTTGATATTGTTTTTAATGGCAGGAACAAAAGTTACGGAGCATACGAGTTAAGGAAGCAAAATCCTAAAAGCACCGTTAAGGCGCTCTTAATTACACTGCTTTTATTCATTGTAGCCGTTTCAGCACCAACCATTATAAACAAGATCAAAGGCTTTATTCCAAAAGCCCCGCCAAAAGTTAAAATTGTTGAGGTGACGCTTAAACCGCCGCCACCAGTTGATGAAACCAAGAAACCACCTCCGCCACCTCCGGAACCACCAAAACCGAAGGTAGACCAGGTACGTTTCCCACCTCCGGTAGTAAAACCCGATAACGAGGTGAAAGAAAAAGATCCGCCAACCGTTGAGGATTTAAAGGTGGCAGATCCGGGCCCGAAAGATCAGAAGGGTGACCCAACCGCAGCTATCCGTATTGACGAGCCTGTAGGTAACTCTGATACCAAAGCGGTAACCGAGGATACCAACGAGATCTTTACCGCGGTAGAGCAAAGCGCTGAGTTCCCTGGTGGTTTAGAGAAGTTTGGTGCTTACCTGAGCAAGAACATCCGTTACCCGGGTGTAGCCCGCGAAAACAATGTACAAGGTAAGGTGTTCCTTCAGTTCGTAGTTGAACGTGATGGTAGCTTAACCGATATTAAAGTGATACGCGGTATTGGCAGCGGTTGCGATGAGGAAGCAGTACGCGTTATCAAGGCTTCGCCAAAATGGAAGCCAGGTATGCAAAACGGCCGTGCCGTTCGTCAGCAATATACTGTTCCAATTAGCTTCACTTTAGCGGAACAATAA
- a CDS encoding PstS family phosphate ABC transporter substrate-binding protein, with the protein MNKIKGVALIVLSLALTALMPACKDRGKVSKDTFMTGTADFLIDESCAPIIDEEAYIFTSSYPQAKPRLLYKTENEVLRLLLNDSIPFAIMTRNLTADEAKIMEAHTLPADANKFAVDAIALIVNKTSNDTTITVSELKAILRGESKTGKNVVFDNPNSSLVRYLKDLAGTKELTAKNVYALKSNKDVIRYVSEHPGAIGITGFAWLNDPDKDYADAVAKIKLMGVKDDKRKDDIGFTKPSQETLSLKQYPLTRSLYIINCTGRQGLGSGFASFLLSDRGQRIILKSGLLPEIMPGREINIVKE; encoded by the coding sequence ATGAATAAGATAAAAGGTGTAGCGCTTATTGTTTTAAGCCTGGCATTAACAGCATTAATGCCGGCATGTAAAGACAGGGGCAAGGTTAGTAAAGACACCTTTATGACAGGTACAGCCGATTTTTTAATAGATGAATCGTGCGCACCTATCATTGATGAGGAAGCTTATATTTTTACATCATCGTACCCACAGGCAAAGCCGCGCTTACTGTATAAAACAGAGAACGAAGTACTAAGGCTTTTGCTGAACGATAGCATACCGTTTGCTATCATGACAAGAAATTTAACAGCGGATGAGGCCAAGATAATGGAAGCCCATACTTTGCCGGCCGATGCGAACAAATTTGCCGTCGACGCCATAGCGCTGATCGTAAATAAAACATCAAACGATACGACGATAACCGTATCTGAATTGAAGGCAATATTGCGTGGCGAATCAAAAACGGGGAAAAATGTTGTTTTTGATAACCCCAACTCCAGCCTGGTGCGCTACCTTAAAGATCTGGCAGGCACTAAGGAGCTGACCGCGAAGAATGTATACGCCCTGAAATCAAATAAGGATGTGATACGTTATGTAAGCGAACATCCCGGCGCAATTGGCATTACAGGCTTTGCCTGGCTAAACGACCCGGATAAGGATTATGCCGACGCGGTTGCAAAAATAAAGCTGATGGGTGTGAAGGATGATAAGCGGAAAGATGACATTGGGTTTACTAAACCATCGCAGGAGACTTTGTCTCTAAAACAATATCCGCTTACCCGCTCGTTGTATATTATTAACTGTACGGGCAGGCAGGGTTTAGGATCAGGGTTTGCGTCGTTTTTATTAAGCGACAGGGGCCAGCGGATCATACTAAAATCGGGCTTATTGCCGGAGATAATGCCTGGCAGAGAAATTAACATTGTAAAAGAATAA
- a CDS encoding tetratricopeptide repeat protein translates to MKMIKRVAMSVTALVFIGSSVFAQSLADAKKAIDAEQYQKAKTMLKNLTVTQPTSDENWFYLGWVYIKQDYADSAKTAFNKGIAINPKTALNYAGLGAVARLDKDQAGATSNFNQALANAGKDTKPYLYVGKAYLLMVPPANIVTQANADAAIAVLEKGKTVNTKVKDAELMVTLGDAYVSQLKSSEAYKNYSDALGADPKSLTANVAEGVLWRLANNWESAANQFKAALAIDPNYGPAYREWAETDLRQAKNELKVAKEKVMEGVEYYKKYLSLTDMSLESQLRYADFLYNAGDFKALQELAANLSKYANSNLRVYRYLGYSASENKDYPAAISALNKWISAAGEKRILATDYLVLGKAQLGAGDTLGIANLRKAYQMDTTKADVFLEIAKSDLDRKKYLEGAQAYQDYFDKSHKSTLQDKFLQARAYFSAFTRAPEGSKPDSALLTKADTGFAIVSIKLGKPFAAAVQYRAYIADMKDLDRNNIKGLAKPYYEQLISLITAKPALTDVDKRDLAEAYAYLAAIYEYKDKDDAKTLEAYTKAKEYDPANKQVVAYFSRKPAAKTTK, encoded by the coding sequence ATGAAAATGATTAAAAGAGTAGCGATGTCGGTAACGGCACTGGTATTTATAGGTTCATCAGTTTTTGCGCAGAGTCTTGCCGACGCCAAAAAAGCTATTGACGCCGAACAATATCAGAAAGCTAAAACGATGCTTAAAAACCTGACTGTAACACAACCAACCAGCGATGAGAACTGGTTTTACCTGGGTTGGGTATACATTAAACAGGATTATGCTGATTCTGCAAAAACTGCCTTTAACAAAGGCATTGCCATTAATCCCAAAACAGCCCTTAACTACGCTGGTTTAGGCGCGGTGGCCCGTTTGGATAAAGACCAGGCCGGTGCAACCAGTAACTTTAACCAGGCCCTGGCCAATGCCGGTAAGGATACTAAACCATACCTGTATGTAGGTAAGGCTTACCTGCTGATGGTTCCGCCTGCTAACATTGTAACCCAGGCCAATGCCGACGCGGCTATTGCTGTATTGGAAAAAGGTAAAACCGTTAACACTAAGGTAAAAGATGCCGAGTTGATGGTAACTTTAGGTGATGCTTATGTATCGCAATTAAAAAGCAGCGAGGCTTACAAAAACTATTCAGACGCGCTGGGTGCCGATCCCAAATCGCTGACCGCTAACGTGGCTGAAGGTGTTTTATGGCGTTTGGCCAACAACTGGGAATCGGCTGCTAACCAGTTTAAAGCTGCCTTAGCTATCGATCCTAACTACGGCCCTGCTTATCGTGAGTGGGCTGAAACTGACCTGCGCCAGGCTAAAAACGAACTGAAAGTTGCTAAAGAAAAAGTAATGGAAGGTGTGGAATACTACAAAAAGTACCTTAGTCTGACAGACATGTCGTTAGAATCGCAATTGCGTTATGCCGACTTCCTGTACAATGCCGGTGATTTTAAAGCCCTGCAGGAACTTGCTGCCAACTTAAGTAAGTATGCCAACAGTAACCTGCGTGTTTACCGTTACTTAGGCTATTCGGCTTCAGAGAATAAAGATTATCCTGCAGCTATATCAGCTTTAAACAAATGGATTAGCGCTGCCGGTGAAAAACGTATCCTGGCTACCGATTACCTGGTTTTAGGTAAAGCGCAGTTAGGTGCAGGAGATACTTTAGGTATTGCTAACTTAAGGAAAGCGTACCAGATGGATACAACTAAGGCCGATGTGTTTTTAGAGATAGCTAAAAGTGATTTGGATAGGAAAAAATACTTAGAGGGCGCACAAGCTTATCAGGATTATTTTGATAAGTCGCACAAAAGCACCCTGCAGGATAAGTTTTTGCAAGCAAGGGCATACTTCTCAGCGTTTACGCGTGCACCAGAAGGCTCAAAACCAGATAGCGCCTTATTGACTAAGGCTGATACCGGTTTTGCCATTGTAAGTATAAAATTAGGCAAACCATTTGCGGCTGCTGTACAGTATAGGGCTTATATTGCGGATATGAAGGACTTAGACCGTAATAATATTAAGGGTTTGGCTAAGCCTTATTACGAACAGCTGATATCTCTTATAACAGCTAAACCGGCATTAACCGATGTGGATAAAAGAGATCTTGCAGAAGCGTATGCTTATTTAGCTGCGATTTATGAATACAAGGACAAGGATGATGCTAAAACTTTGGAGGCTTATACAAAGGCTAAAGAGTATGATCCGGCTAACAAACAGGTAGTAGCGTACTTCTCGCGCAAACCTGCGGCTAAGACAACCAAGTAA
- a CDS encoding NADH-quinone oxidoreductase subunit A, with amino-acid sequence MEAQSTAINYLPIIIQMLVAAGFAVGTMFATHYLGPKRQTKDKLTPFESGVEVVGNARTPISIKYFLVAILFVLFDVEVIFMYPWAVNFREMGVKGLVEMFIFMATLLLGFIYILKKKALDWD; translated from the coding sequence ATGGAAGCACAAAGCACGGCAATTAACTATTTGCCAATTATTATACAAATGCTGGTAGCCGCCGGTTTTGCCGTTGGCACCATGTTTGCCACGCACTACCTGGGGCCTAAGCGCCAAACTAAAGATAAACTGACCCCGTTCGAATCGGGTGTGGAAGTGGTTGGTAACGCGCGTACGCCTATATCTATCAAGTACTTTTTGGTGGCTATATTATTTGTGCTTTTTGATGTGGAGGTAATATTTATGTATCCGTGGGCGGTGAACTTCAGGGAGATGGGTGTGAAGGGTTTGGTAGAGATGTTCATCTTTATGGCTACCCTGTTATTGGGCTTCATCTATATCCTGAAAAAGAAAGCGCTGGACTGGGATTAA
- a CDS encoding NADH-quinone oxidoreductase subunit B produces the protein MSDIQIVNAPAGVEGQGFFATKLDEAVGLARSYSLWPLPFATSCCGIEFMATMASHYDLSRFGAERLSFSPRQADLLMVMGTISKKMGPVLRQVYLQMAEPRWVMAVGACASSGGIFDTYSVLQGIDEVIPVDVYVPGCPPRPEAIIDGFMQIQKLVQTEERRRRDTPEYQKLLASYGIQ, from the coding sequence ATGAGTGATATTCAAATTGTTAACGCCCCCGCAGGTGTAGAAGGCCAGGGCTTTTTTGCCACAAAGCTTGATGAAGCGGTGGGTTTAGCCCGTTCATACTCGTTATGGCCACTGCCATTTGCCACCTCGTGCTGCGGTATCGAATTTATGGCTACTATGGCATCTCACTATGATCTGTCCCGTTTTGGTGCCGAGCGTTTAAGCTTTTCGCCACGCCAGGCCGACCTGCTGATGGTGATGGGTACTATATCTAAAAAAATGGGCCCGGTACTGCGCCAGGTTTACCTGCAAATGGCCGAACCACGTTGGGTAATGGCTGTTGGTGCCTGTGCGTCAAGCGGTGGTATATTTGATACTTATTCGGTTTTGCAGGGTATAGATGAGGTGATACCGGTGGATGTTTACGTTCCCGGATGCCCGCCACGCCCCGAAGCCATTATCGACGGTTTTATGCAGATCCAGAAGCTGGTACAGACCGAAGAGCGCCGTCGCCGCGATACGCCAGAATATCAGAAATTATTAGCATCATACGGTATCCAGTAA
- a CDS encoding NADH-quinone oxidoreductase subunit C, producing MSTISNEQIIEAIAAKFGDNVKTEGEPYGLLTVETGREQIIDLLSFLKNDATLKFGFLTDITAIHYPEREKAIGVIYHLHSLQNNIRIRIKVFVADGDVHVPTATVLWDGANWMERETYDFFGVDFTGHPDLRRILNVDDMTVFPMRREFPLEDPNRVDKKDYFFGR from the coding sequence ATGAGCACGATCAGTAACGAACAGATCATCGAAGCTATCGCCGCTAAATTTGGCGATAACGTAAAAACAGAAGGCGAACCTTACGGCCTGCTTACCGTAGAGACCGGTCGCGAACAGATCATCGATCTGCTTAGCTTTCTGAAAAATGATGCCACTTTAAAATTCGGCTTCCTTACAGATATCACTGCTATCCATTATCCTGAAAGGGAGAAAGCGATAGGCGTGATCTATCACCTGCACAGCCTGCAAAACAACATCCGCATACGCATAAAAGTATTTGTTGCCGATGGTGATGTGCATGTGCCTACCGCCACCGTGCTGTGGGATGGTGCCAACTGGATGGAGCGTGAGACCTACGATTTTTTTGGCGTTGACTTTACCGGTCATCCCGATTTGAGAAGAATATTAAATGTTGACGACATGACGGTTTTCCCGATGCGACGCGAGTTCCCGCTGGAAGACCCTAACCGTGTTGATAAAAAAGATTACTTTTTCGGAAGATAA
- a CDS encoding NADH-quinone oxidoreductase subunit D: MHNHPVFTDNDPQSELSTLNLGPTHPATHGVFQNVLQLDGERIVSGVSTIGYIHRAFEKIAEHRPFYQITPLTDRLNYCSSPINNMGWHMTVEKLLNIQLPKRVDYMRIIVMELARIADHIVCNGVLGVDTGAFTGFLYMMEFREAIYEIYEEICGSRLTTNVGRIGGFERNFNEIFFRKTRKFLVDFPPALAEFESLFNRNRIFIDRTKGVAEVTAETALSYSWTGPLLRAAGVDYDVRAMNPYSSYQDLDFEVPVGTTGDVYDRFLVRNEEMKQSMRMIEQCLKLVEKEDPTIFHADVPAYYLPPKEEVYNNMEALIYHFKIVMGEVETPVGEVYHSVEGANGELGFYLVNDGGRSPYRLHFRRPSFINYQMYAPMSRGMLLSDAIINMSSLNIIAGELDA; this comes from the coding sequence ATGCATAACCACCCTGTATTTACAGACAACGATCCGCAAAGCGAACTTTCTACCCTTAACCTGGGGCCAACGCACCCGGCCACGCACGGCGTGTTCCAAAATGTGTTGCAGTTGGATGGCGAGCGTATTGTAAGCGGTGTATCAACCATTGGTTACATCCACCGGGCATTTGAAAAAATTGCCGAACACCGCCCGTTCTACCAGATCACCCCGCTGACCGACAGACTGAACTACTGCTCGTCGCCCATTAACAATATGGGCTGGCACATGACGGTAGAGAAACTGCTGAACATACAATTACCAAAACGTGTTGATTACATGCGTATCATCGTGATGGAACTGGCGCGTATAGCCGACCATATTGTATGTAACGGTGTATTGGGTGTGGATACCGGCGCTTTTACGGGTTTCCTTTATATGATGGAATTCCGTGAGGCTATTTATGAGATATATGAAGAGATATGCGGATCGCGACTGACCACTAACGTGGGCCGTATAGGCGGTTTTGAACGCAATTTCAACGAGATATTTTTCCGCAAGACACGCAAGTTCTTAGTGGATTTCCCGCCTGCACTGGCCGAATTCGAGAGCCTTTTCAACCGTAACCGTATCTTTATCGACCGTACCAAAGGTGTGGCCGAGGTTACTGCCGAAACTGCGCTAAGCTATAGCTGGACAGGCCCGCTGCTGCGTGCTGCCGGTGTAGATTATGATGTGAGAGCCATGAACCCGTACTCATCATACCAAGACCTTGACTTTGAAGTACCCGTAGGTACTACTGGCGATGTTTACGACCGCTTTTTGGTACGTAACGAGGAAATGAAGCAGAGCATGCGTATGATAGAGCAATGCCTGAAACTGGTAGAAAAAGAAGACCCGACCATCTTCCACGCTGATGTGCCGGCCTATTACCTGCCGCCGAAAGAAGAAGTTTATAACAACATGGAAGCGCTGATCTATCACTTTAAAATAGTGATGGGCGAGGTGGAAACCCCGGTTGGCGAGGTATACCACTCGGTAGAGGGTGCCAACGGCGAACTGGGTTTTTACCTGGTTAACGATGGCGGCCGCTCCCCGTACCGTTTGCATTTCCGCAGGCCAAGCTTTATCAATTACCAGATGTACGCGCCAATGAGCCGCGGCATGCTGTTAAGCGATGCCATTATTAACATGAGTAGTTTAAACATTATAGCCGGAGAGTTAGATGCTTAG